Within the bacterium genome, the region TTCCATATTTAATGACAATCGAAACATCCAGATTTACCTCGTCATCACCTACTTCTACCTTTACGCCTTTAGTTAATTGAGAGCCGCTGATAATTTTCGCAATGCCATTAATAATCCCTTCACTCATTCCAACTACTCCTTCTACTTGTGTTGCGGCTACTGCGGCAATAGTCGCAATTACTTCATTACTTACCTTAACATTACCTAAATTAGTTTGTTCTACCACTCGTTACTACCTCCTTGTATAAATTTTGGATTTTAGATTTTTGATTTCTGTCCTCAGCCTTCTGTCATCTGTCTTCTTTTTTTAATTCCTCATTTAAATAACTAAGAAAATCTCTAATTTCTTTGATAATTCTATCGGCAACCTTATCAAACTTACTTGCCAGATACTCTATTCTATTACCTTTTAATTCAAAACCATAGATATTTCTGAAAACATGTCTGAAAGAAAGGTATTCATCAAGCTCGGCAGCAAGTTCTTCAGATATAACAGCAGGTCTAATATCCTTAATTGGTATGGTCATCTTAAACAATAACGCCTTATGCCATTTTTCTTCCTCAACAAATCCACCATTTATATCAAAGGCGATTTTCTTAAATATCCGTTCACAGCAATTATAAAAATTATGGAGTATTGAACCTGTTGAACGCTTAGCTATTATGGACACATCATATTTAACCTCATTTATTTCTCTTATCAACTCATTAAAATTCTCCAGTTCTTTTTCAATTTCAGATATGATTACCCTCAAAATATCTTTATCCAATCTTTTTCCCTCCACTTAAAATCTGGTGTTAAATCTTCAAACGGTTTTAAATCAATCTTATATTTACTTTCTTTGATGAGAAAGGCATAGGCTTTGAAGAAATCCTCAAATTTT harbors:
- a CDS encoding Asp23/Gls24 family envelope stress response protein, whose amino-acid sequence is MVEQTNLGNVKVSNEVIATIAAVAATQVEGVVGMSEGIINGIAKIISGSQLTKGVKVEVGDDEVNLDVSIVIKYGTSIPDIAGKVQENIKKAVENMTGLKTVRVNLYIQGVHVEEATKNK